The proteins below are encoded in one region of Actinomycetota bacterium:
- the rfbC gene encoding dTDP-4-dehydrorhamnose 3,5-epimerase produces MQITALSVEGAYSVTPQVFGDQRGAFLEWFTSPSFSAAVGHEFSLAQANCSVSARGVLRGIHFADVPPGQAKYVTCVAGAVLDVVVDIRVGSPTFGQWDSVLLDTTDRRAIYLGEGLGHAFCALEDGSTVVYLCSTPYAPQREHEVHPLDPAIGIAWPTDLEPVLSAKDAAAPTLAEAAERGLLPSYDASRAWVASLAKPATA; encoded by the coding sequence GTGCAGATCACCGCGCTGTCCGTCGAGGGCGCCTATTCGGTCACCCCGCAGGTGTTCGGAGACCAGCGAGGCGCTTTTCTCGAGTGGTTCACCTCGCCGTCCTTCAGCGCTGCCGTGGGCCACGAGTTCTCACTGGCGCAGGCGAACTGCTCGGTCTCGGCCCGTGGGGTCCTGCGCGGGATCCACTTCGCCGACGTCCCGCCAGGCCAGGCGAAGTACGTGACGTGTGTCGCCGGTGCCGTGCTCGACGTCGTCGTCGACATCCGGGTGGGGTCACCGACCTTCGGCCAGTGGGACTCCGTCCTGCTCGACACCACCGATCGCCGCGCGATCTATCTCGGTGAGGGTCTCGGCCACGCGTTCTGCGCCCTAGAGGACGGCTCGACCGTGGTGTACCTGTGCAGTACGCCGTACGCCCCGCAACGCGAACACGAAGTGCATCCGCTCGACCCCGCGATCGGCATCGCCTGGCCCACCGACCTCGAGCCGGTGTTGTCGGCCAAGGACGCCGCCGCACCGACGCTGGCCGAGGCGGCCGAACGCGGTCTGCTGCCGTCGTACGACGCCAGCCGCGCCTGGGTCGCCTCGCTGGCCAAACCGGCGACGGCCTGA
- the purE gene encoding 5-(carboxyamino)imidazole ribonucleotide mutase, producing the protein MNDRSPLAGSPVVGVVMGSDSDWPVMSAAAAALDELGIGNEVAVVSAHRMPDEMIAYGRNAAARGLAVIIAGAGGAAHLPGMLASVTALPVVGVPVPLERLDGLDSLLSIVQMPAGVPVATVGIGNARNAGLLAARILAVSDQQLRQRLDAFALELRDTAVAKGEALARRRLGPVGFAGPDAK; encoded by the coding sequence ATGAATGACCGTTCCCCGCTGGCCGGTTCGCCCGTGGTCGGCGTCGTCATGGGCAGCGATTCCGACTGGCCCGTCATGTCCGCCGCCGCCGCTGCCCTCGACGAGTTGGGAATCGGCAACGAGGTCGCTGTGGTCTCGGCGCACCGGATGCCCGACGAGATGATCGCCTACGGCCGCAACGCGGCCGCCCGTGGGCTGGCGGTCATCATCGCCGGTGCCGGCGGCGCCGCGCACCTGCCCGGCATGCTCGCGTCGGTCACCGCGCTGCCGGTGGTCGGCGTCCCCGTTCCGCTGGAACGACTCGACGGGCTGGATTCGTTGCTGTCCATCGTGCAGATGCCGGCGGGGGTCCCGGTCGCCACCGTCGGAATCGGGAACGCGCGCAACGCCGGCCTGCTCGCCGCCCGCATCCTGGCCGTGAGCGATCAGCAACTGCGACAACGGCTCGACGCGTTTGCGCTCGAACTGCGGGACACCGCGGTCGCCAAGGGCGAGGCCCTGGCCCGCCGCCGGCTGGGACCGGTGGGTTTCGCCGGCCCGGACGCAAAGTAA
- a CDS encoding 5-(carboxyamino)imidazole ribonucleotide synthase, producing MTSRWPRVGLVGGGQLARMTAPAAEALSVRLRVLALSAQESAAQVIPEVVIGSHDDLVALQALSRDCDVVTFDHEHVPPDQLAALSAAGVVLRPGPAALAHAQDKVVMREALAAAGVPCPPWTVASSAADIVGFAERTGWPVVAKTSRGGYDGRGVWTLDSPAAAVALVDDVPLAPGARWLIEQRVPFVRELSAQVARSPHGQAVAYPVVRTVQTDGICTEVVAPCPQLPAERATAAQQIALQIAAALGVVGMLAVELFDTGTELLVNELAMRPHNSGHWSIEGAVTSQFENHLRAVLDLPLGSPRMLAPYAVMVNVLGGDKPDLYHAYLHCLARDPELKIHMYGKEVRPGRKVGHVTVLGDQLDDLLARAHHAADYLTGVIDE from the coding sequence ATGACGAGTCGCTGGCCACGCGTCGGCCTCGTCGGAGGCGGCCAGCTCGCCCGCATGACGGCTCCCGCGGCCGAGGCGCTCAGCGTGCGGCTGCGGGTGCTCGCGCTGTCGGCGCAGGAGAGCGCCGCCCAGGTGATCCCCGAGGTCGTCATCGGCAGCCACGACGACCTCGTCGCGCTGCAGGCGCTGTCCCGCGACTGCGACGTGGTCACCTTCGACCACGAGCACGTACCGCCGGATCAGCTCGCCGCCCTGAGCGCCGCGGGCGTGGTGCTGCGGCCCGGGCCGGCGGCGCTCGCGCACGCCCAGGACAAGGTCGTCATGCGGGAGGCGCTCGCGGCTGCCGGTGTGCCGTGCCCGCCGTGGACCGTGGCGTCCTCGGCGGCGGACATCGTCGGCTTCGCCGAGCGCACCGGGTGGCCGGTGGTGGCCAAGACCTCCCGCGGCGGCTACGACGGGCGCGGTGTGTGGACCCTGGACTCCCCGGCTGCCGCGGTCGCGCTGGTTGACGACGTCCCGCTGGCTCCGGGCGCCCGTTGGCTGATCGAGCAGCGAGTGCCGTTCGTCCGTGAACTCTCCGCGCAGGTGGCACGCTCGCCGCACGGTCAGGCCGTCGCCTATCCGGTGGTGCGGACGGTGCAGACCGACGGGATCTGCACCGAGGTGGTGGCGCCGTGTCCGCAGCTGCCGGCCGAGCGAGCCACTGCCGCGCAGCAGATCGCGCTGCAGATCGCTGCCGCGCTCGGCGTGGTCGGCATGCTCGCGGTGGAGTTGTTCGACACCGGTACCGAACTGCTGGTCAACGAACTGGCGATGCGCCCGCACAACAGCGGGCACTGGTCGATCGAAGGCGCGGTGACCAGCCAGTTCGAGAATCATTTGCGTGCGGTGCTCGACCTGCCGCTCGGCTCGCCGCGGATGCTCGCGCCGTATGCCGTGATGGTCAACGTGCTGGGCGGTGACAAGCCGGACCTGTACCACGCGTACCTGCATTGCCTGGCACGCGATCCCGAATTGAAGATCCATATGTACGGCAAGGAGGTTCGGCCCGGCCGCAAGGTCGGGCACGTGACCGTCCTCGGCGATCAGCTCGACGACCTGCTGGCCCGCGCGCACCACGCCGCGGACTACCTCACCGGAGTCATCGATGAATGA
- a CDS encoding GtrA family protein, which produces MVSIVTDGVRRIGHEAAKFGVVGIVAYIVDIGLFNLLRYVGSGHFYEKPLTAKVISTVVAATVAYLGNRHWTWRHRERTGFAREYTLFFLFNGIGLLISVSCLWVSHYALGLTSALADNISANVIGVGLATLFRFYAYRRWVFPQAVGEDLEAVERDAVTPY; this is translated from the coding sequence CTGGTGAGCATCGTCACCGACGGGGTACGCCGGATCGGGCACGAAGCGGCCAAGTTCGGTGTCGTCGGGATCGTGGCGTACATCGTCGATATCGGGCTGTTCAACCTGCTGCGCTACGTCGGCTCCGGCCATTTCTACGAGAAGCCGCTGACCGCGAAGGTGATCAGCACGGTCGTCGCCGCGACGGTCGCCTACCTCGGCAACCGGCACTGGACCTGGCGTCACCGGGAGCGGACCGGATTCGCCCGCGAATACACGCTCTTCTTCCTGTTCAACGGCATCGGGCTGCTCATCAGCGTGAGCTGCCTGTGGGTGTCGCACTACGCCCTGGGCCTGACCTCGGCGTTGGCGGACAACATCTCCGCCAACGTGATCGGCGTCGGGCTGGCCACCCTGTTCCGGTTCTACGCTTACCGCCGGTGGGTGTTCCCGCAAGCGGTGGGCGAGGACCTCGAAGCCGTCGAGCGCGACGCGGTCACGCCGTACTAG
- a CDS encoding HAMP domain-containing histidine kinase: protein MRKRAAVVAVVVTLIVAGMIATGLYVQRRGENSATSAADRVLVAVTARLSDPVARSSAPITAAFLLAVAGPGVDVVVRLPDGRTVVATQAEGGRVYAHEAVATDGTRVTAYARLSGVWMYYVAVGSILLVSGAVVAYVVGSSRRRDRRVVAALDELERVAASMGSFPVVPAPATFGIAEVDRVAERLRDSNERLARVVEAERRLVSDVSHQLRTPLTALGLRLEELAAQADDATVVREETAAAQRQVERLTAVVADLVALHREGAAAGDAVIDVDDLVISVAREWAPLYLARGRTLLRAGVTELRARARGGAAAQVLSALVDNALQHGAGTVVVRTRRSAGWVVIEVSDQGPGIATAIGGRVFERGVTTGSGQGLGLSLARRLAEAEGGRLELLSTAPPVLGLFLPVAPQEGETDC, encoded by the coding sequence ATGAGGAAGCGAGCCGCAGTCGTCGCCGTCGTGGTGACGCTCATCGTCGCGGGCATGATCGCGACCGGGCTGTACGTCCAGCGGCGCGGCGAGAACTCCGCGACCTCAGCGGCCGACCGGGTCCTCGTCGCGGTGACCGCGCGGCTGTCCGATCCGGTAGCCCGGAGCTCCGCGCCGATCACCGCGGCCTTCCTGCTGGCCGTGGCCGGTCCCGGCGTCGACGTCGTGGTGCGACTGCCCGACGGCCGGACGGTCGTGGCGACGCAGGCCGAGGGCGGCCGGGTGTACGCCCACGAGGCGGTCGCCACCGACGGCACGCGGGTGACCGCGTATGCCCGGTTGAGCGGCGTCTGGATGTACTACGTCGCCGTCGGATCGATTCTGCTGGTCAGCGGGGCGGTGGTGGCGTACGTCGTCGGCTCGTCGCGCCGACGTGACCGCCGGGTCGTCGCGGCGCTGGACGAACTCGAGCGTGTCGCGGCCAGCATGGGGTCCTTCCCGGTCGTGCCGGCACCGGCCACGTTTGGCATCGCCGAGGTCGATCGCGTCGCGGAACGGTTGCGGGACAGCAACGAGCGGCTGGCCCGGGTGGTCGAGGCGGAGCGGCGGCTGGTGTCGGACGTCAGCCACCAACTGCGGACGCCCCTGACGGCGCTCGGCCTGCGATTGGAGGAGCTGGCCGCGCAGGCTGACGACGCAACAGTCGTGCGGGAGGAGACTGCCGCGGCGCAACGTCAGGTGGAGCGGCTGACCGCCGTCGTGGCGGACCTGGTCGCGCTGCATCGGGAGGGGGCCGCGGCCGGCGACGCGGTGATCGACGTCGACGACCTGGTGATCAGCGTGGCTCGGGAGTGGGCGCCGCTGTACCTGGCTCGGGGCCGCACCCTGCTGCGGGCCGGGGTCACCGAGCTGCGGGCACGTGCCCGCGGTGGGGCTGCCGCGCAGGTGCTGTCCGCGCTGGTGGACAACGCGTTGCAGCACGGCGCGGGCACCGTCGTGGTGCGGACCCGCCGTAGCGCGGGATGGGTCGTGATCGAGGTGTCCGACCAGGGTCCGGGAATCGCTACCGCGATCGGCGGCCGGGTCTTCGAACGTGGTGTGACGACGGGGAGCGGCCAGGGGCTGGGACTGTCGTTGGCACGGCGGCTGGCCGAGGCGGAGGGCGGGCGGCTCGAGCTGCTGTCGACCGCGCCGCCGGTGCTGGGACTGTTCCTGCCGGTCGCTCCGCAGGAGGGCGAGACTGACTGCTAG
- a CDS encoding response regulator transcription factor translates to MTRVLLAEDDPDIAVPLTRVLQREGYEVAVVATGGAALAAVRRARPAVVLLDLGLPDMDGLDVCRRLRGAGDDIAILILTARADPADLVVSLDAGADDYVSKPFRTPELLARVRALVRRSTAPDVVQTGLLRIDPAARRVRIGDHEIALTPKEFELLLVLATKHGTTISREQLVHDVWHVTWAGATKTVDVHVSALRRKLAYGAEPGRRGNPVITTVRGIGYRLDVDGLTPSGRRTRSGESPPTALL, encoded by the coding sequence GTGACGCGGGTCCTGCTGGCCGAGGACGATCCGGACATCGCCGTACCGCTCACTCGGGTCCTGCAGCGCGAGGGCTACGAAGTAGCCGTCGTCGCCACCGGGGGAGCCGCCCTGGCCGCCGTTCGCCGGGCCCGCCCGGCCGTCGTCCTGCTCGATCTCGGCCTGCCCGACATGGACGGCCTGGACGTCTGCCGCCGGCTGCGGGGGGCCGGGGACGACATCGCCATCCTCATCCTGACTGCCCGCGCCGACCCCGCCGACCTGGTGGTCAGCCTGGACGCCGGGGCCGACGACTACGTGAGCAAGCCGTTCCGTACGCCCGAACTGCTGGCGCGCGTGCGGGCCCTGGTTCGCCGTTCCACCGCTCCGGACGTCGTGCAGACCGGACTGCTGCGGATCGATCCGGCGGCTCGGCGGGTGCGTATCGGCGACCACGAGATCGCCTTGACGCCCAAGGAGTTCGAGCTGCTGTTGGTGCTGGCGACCAAGCACGGCACGACGATCTCGCGGGAGCAGCTCGTCCACGACGTGTGGCACGTGACGTGGGCGGGGGCGACGAAGACCGTCGACGTGCACGTCTCGGCCTTGCGGCGCAAGCTCGCGTACGGCGCGGAACCGGGCCGGCGCGGCAATCCGGTCATCACGACCGTGCGGGGAATCGGGTATCGCCTCGACGTCGACGGGTTGACCCCGTCGGGTCGCCGTACCCGCAGTGGCGAGTCCCCTCCGACGGCTCTGCTGTGA
- a CDS encoding PH domain-containing protein, whose amino-acid sequence MGYPARLLGEGETIEFEMKPHWRALLPPLCWLLGVIFVGVFLWTKWGDWFSDSDAVRSVGRWAIFGVAVFILIVWTARPFIYWLTTDYVFTNRRIIVRTGFIARQGRDMPLSKVNNVSFDITVLGRILNYGRLSVVSASDEPLVINDVPSVETIQREVNRLHEEDDEMRRRRGGWTPDN is encoded by the coding sequence ATGGGCTATCCGGCGCGGCTCTTGGGCGAGGGCGAGACGATCGAGTTCGAGATGAAGCCGCACTGGCGCGCCCTGCTGCCGCCGCTGTGCTGGCTCCTCGGCGTGATCTTCGTCGGCGTGTTCCTGTGGACCAAGTGGGGCGACTGGTTCTCCGACAGCGACGCCGTCCGGTCGGTCGGGCGCTGGGCGATCTTCGGCGTCGCCGTGTTCATCCTCATCGTGTGGACGGCCCGCCCGTTCATCTACTGGCTGACCACCGACTACGTCTTCACCAACCGCCGGATCATCGTGCGGACCGGGTTCATCGCCCGGCAGGGCCGCGACATGCCGCTATCGAAGGTGAACAACGTGTCCTTCGACATCACGGTGCTGGGGCGGATCCTGAACTACGGCCGGCTGTCTGTGGTCTCAGCCAGCGACGAACCCCTCGTGATCAACGACGTCCCCAGCGTCGAGACGATCCAGCGGGAGGTCAACCGGCTGCACGAGGAGGACGATGAAATGAGGCGGCGTCGCGGCGGCTGGACGCCGGACAACTGA